Within Sorangiineae bacterium MSr11367, the genomic segment TCATGCCCACCCCGCTGCTCTTCGTGCACGCGGAGACGGGGCGCGTGCACTTCGCCAACCGGGCCTCGCACGAGCTCGCGGGCGGCAAGCTCCCGGCGGCGCCGGAAATCGCCTACGATGGCACCCCGCACGAGCTCACCTGGCAGACCCACGACGGCCTGCGCACCTTCGTGGCCACCGGCGCGGAGATCCCGCAGGGTTACGGCCACGAGGCGATGCGCATCGTGTCCTTGGTCGACGTCACACGTTTGAAACAAGTGGAGGCGGAGCTCCAGAACGCCGTCCGCATCCGCGACGACTTCCTCTCCATTGCCTCGCACGAGCTGCACACCCCCCTCACCCCCCTCAAGCTGCAGATCGAACGGCTCCAGCGGCGCGAGCAGACGCCGGTGCAACTGCAGGAAAAGCTCGCGGTGGTCGGGCGCCAGGTCGACCGACTGAGCAACCTGGTGCGCCAGCTCCTCGACGTGTCACGCATCACCGGCGGGCGGCTGCGGCTCACGCCGGAAGAGGTCGACCTCACCGCCGTCGTGCGCGACACGGCCGATGCCCTCTCGTCGGAGTCGCGCCAGAGTGGGAGCGTCATCGATATCCGCGGCGAGGACAGCGTCGTCGGCCACTGGGACCCGACGCGCATCGAGCAGATCACGAGCAATCTTCTGTCGAATGCCATCAAGTATGGCCAGGGCAAACCCATTTTGGTGCAGGTATCGCACGACAATGGAAACGCCCGACTGACGGTCCACGATCAGGGCATCGGCATCGCGCCTGAACAACAGGCCCGTATTTTCGACAGGTTCGAGCGCGCCGTGTCGGTGCGTCATTACGGCGGATTTGGCCTCGGCCTCTGGATCGTGAGACAAATCGTGGAGGCTTCCGGCGGGCAAGTCACCGTCGAGAGCCAGGTGGGGCGAGGCTCTACGTTTACCGTGGAGCTCCCGCGCTGAGGGAGATACGCTTCTAGATTCAGCGTCCGTTAGCGCAAACCCGCCTCGTTCCACCCGGCGAGACGCCGGCGCTTTACCCGCACCTCTCATGCCTGAATCGCCTCGTCAGCGTGGATCCATCCCTCCCCCCGCGATTGCTGCCCTCGACTCGAAGCTCGAGAGCGAGGGAGAGGTGCTCGAAGCCCTCGTCTTCGGCCTTGCAAAAAATGCGATGCAGCCGGAGCTGTGGGCCAAGTTGCACGAGGCGGCGGAGCGCGACAACCGCATGTCGGAGCTGGCCTTCGCGTACGAGTCGTTCGTTCAGGACCGGCGCGTCAAAGGCCTTCCCGCCGCGGCCAACGCGGAATTCATGTACAATGCAGCCAATTTCTTCAGCGCCTTCGGCGATGAATTGGGTGCAATGTCGTACCTGCAGAAGGCCCTGAGCGCCTACCCTGCGCACCTCGGCGCCTTCGAGCGGCTCGAGTCGAAGTTGATCGCCCGCCGCGATTACCAAGGCCTGGCCACGCTCTACACGGAGACCGCGCAGCACCGCGGGCGCGTCGATCAGGCGCAGCTTCTACGGCGCGCGGTGCAGATGATGGAGCTCACCAAGAGCGCGCCGGAGCGCATCGTCGATCTGCTGCAGCAGGTGCTGCGGCTGGATCCGGCGGATGAAACGTCGCGCATCAAGTTGGTCGAGTATTACGCGGCGCTGGGGCGCTCGCGTGAAGAAGTGCGCCTTCTCGAGCAGGGGCTGAACATCGAGCCGGCACCGACGCCGGACGGTGCACGCCGCATGCGCTCGCGGCTCATCGAGTTGTTCGCCTTCGAGCTTCAAGAGGTGGAGAAGTCGACGCCCCACGTGGAGGCGCTCTTGGTCATCGATCCCGCGAACGACACGGCGCGGAGCGTGGCCGAGCGGCTGCTCGAGATCCGCGGTGTGGCCGCGCGCGCGGCGGCGGCGTTGGCCGATGCACACGAGCAGGCGGGCACGCCGCGCGAGGTGGCGCACTATTTGACCCTCGAGCTGGAGCACACGCGGGGAAGCCGTCGCCTCACCGTGCTGCGGCGTCTCGGGGTGCTGCTGCACGATCGCATGAACAAGCCGGTGGAAGCGTTCGACACCATCGAGCAGGCGCTCACCTTGGATCCGGCCGATGGCTCGCTGCGCGAGCGGTACGTGACCTTGGCCGCGGCACTGGGGCGGCAGCTCGATGCGGCGAAGACGCTGGGCAAGGTCGCGGTCACGGCGAAGGACGCGCCGGTGCGCGCGCGCATCACGACGGACATCGGGCACCTGTTCGCATTGGGTGGCGATCGGCGGCGGGCGCGCGCGGTGTATGCCAGCGTGCTCGCGACGCCCGGCGTTCCCGAGGATGCGGCGCTGCACAGCGCGCGGGCCCTGGCGGAGATTTACGAGGCCGATGGGGATCTGCGCGAGCTCGCGACGGCACTGGAGAAGCGCATCGCGCTGGAGACGGATCCGGAGAAGGCGCGCACGGCCATCGAGAAGCTGGCGGAGCTGGCCATGGGGCCGCTCGAGGATCCGTCGCGGGCCATCGGGGCGTGGCGGCGCCTCCTGGAGATCGAGACCTCGAACAGCCCCGCGCGCGAGCGGGCGCTGGAGGCGCTGGAACGGCTGTACCTCGATGCGGGCGAGGTGACGGATCTCGCGTTCGTGATGGGCGAACGCGCCGTGTATGCGTCGCCGCGCGAGGCGCGTTCGCTGCTGATGCGCGCCGCCGAGGCGCTGACGGCGGTGGCCGCGTCTTCGACGGGGACAGGGCCGCAGACCACGGAGGCGAACGCGCGGGCCATTGCCGCTTGGCGGCGGCTCATCGAGCGATTCGGGCCTTCGCGCGACGTGTACGCGACGTTCATCCCGCTGCTGGAGGAGATCGGCGACTGGGCCGAGCTCGCGCAGGCGCTGGAGGCGGATGCGGCGCTCGTCCCGGAGAGCGATCGCGGGGCCACCTTGGCCAAGGCGGGCGTGGTGCGGCTTTCCCGCTTGCGCGACGTGCCGGGTGCCATCGATGCCTTCCGGCGCGCGCTCAACTCCGACGCGGGAGAAAAGACCGCGCGCGCCGCGCTGGAAAAGCTGCTCGCCGCGGGCGATTACCGCGTGGCCGCGGCGGCAGCGCTGGAGCCTCTGTACCGCGCGGAGGAATCCGTGGCGGGGCTTTTGCGCGTGCTCGAGGTGCGAGCCGCGTTTAGCGCACACGCCGAAGAGCGCCTCAGCGCGCTCGACGAAGCGGCGAACGCCGCCGAGCTCTCCACCACGCACCGGTTGCAGGCCATCGACTATGCGGGGCGTGGGTTGGCGGAGGCCGTGGAGAGCGGCCACCCCATCGAGTCGTGGGTGGAGCGCGTGCTTTCCCTCGCGGGCGACGGCGAGGCCAAACGGCGCGCGACGATCTTCGGCAAGGCGGTGGGTGATCGGCCCATCGACTCGCAATCGATGATGCTCCTGGCGCGTCATGCGGGCGATGCCTTGGCGGAAACCGGCGACGTTCAGGGTGCCCTCGCACTGCTGCGGCGTGCCCTGGAGTACGATCCGTCGGCCACGGAGATCGTGCGGCGGGTCGACGGACTGCTGCGTGATTCGGGCAACCCGCACGAGCGCCTCGTCCTCTACCGCGCCGCACTCGAGCGCGAACGCGATGCTTCGCAGCAGCGGCGCCTTCTGCACGGCATCGGGGCGCTGGCCCGGCACGAGCTCAAAGATCCCCAAGGGGCCATCCAGGCGTACCGGAGCGCGCTGGACATCGAGGCCGAGGACCGCGACGCATACGCGGCGCTGTGCGAGCTTTACGAAGACGTGGAGTCGTGGGGCGACTTGATCGACCTGCTCGAGACGCGCGTGGCGCAGCTCGAGGGAGGCCCCGACTCGATGCGCGTGCGCGCCCAGCTCGCCGAGATAGCCGCCGTCCACGGGCAAGCGGAGCGCGCGAGCCAGCACGCGCGGGCGCTCCTCGAGGATCCCTCCCTGACCGACGACGAGCTCGATGCCGTCGAGCGCGTGGCGGAGACCATCGGCGACATGAACCTGTCGTCGGCGACCTTCGAGCGGCGCGCGGCGCAAGCCGGTGATCCACGCGACGCCTTCGAGGCGCTCGGAAAATTGGGTGCCGCACGGCTCGGCCAAGGCGATCTCGACGCCGCCATCGACGCGTGGAAGCGCGCGGCGCGCCTGGCCGGCGACTCGAACGAGCTCGTGGAGTCGCAGCGCTTCTACGAGCTGATACGCAAGGTGGCCCCGCGCGATCCCGAGGCGACCGAGCGCCTCACCGCGCTTCTCGAGGCGCAGGAGCAGTGGAGCGGGCTGCCCGAGCTCTATGGGGTGATGGTCGAGACGGCGAAGTCGACGGAGGGGCGCTGCTCCGTGCTTCTGCGCTTGGCGCGCGTGCTCGCGGAGAAGCTGAGCGATCCCTCCGGTGCGGCCGACGCCGTGGCGCGGGCCTTCGCGCTCGACCCGCGCAACGTCGAGAGCCTCTCGCTGTTCGAGCGACTTGCCGTGCACTCCGGCGAGATTGCCGGCTTCGTGCGCGCCGTGGACTTCGCGCTGGAGGAAGTGGAGGCGCGGTCGCTGCGCGGCGAATTCATGATGTCCAAGGCGCGCGTGCTGTCGAAGGATCCCGTTCGGCAGGACGAAGCGGCGTCGACGTACCGGGCATTGCTCGAGACGGAGGAC encodes:
- a CDS encoding hybrid sensor histidine kinase/response regulator, with protein sequence MTSEFEGGVTPSSILLVDDDPANLLALEAVLEPLGQRIMKARSGEGALRLLLEHDFAVILLDLRMPGMDGLETAAAIKQRAKSRHTPIIFLTAETSLRLKSYEYGAVDYVVKPYEPAIVRSKVSVFVELYERGQRILQQEARLRQKEIEALQLQSRESRRVDQEQQRLWLETILDLMPTPLLFVHAETGRVHFANRASHELAGGKLPAAPEIAYDGTPHELTWQTHDGLRTFVATGAEIPQGYGHEAMRIVSLVDVTRLKQVEAELQNAVRIRDDFLSIASHELHTPLTPLKLQIERLQRREQTPVQLQEKLAVVGRQVDRLSNLVRQLLDVSRITGGRLRLTPEEVDLTAVVRDTADALSSESRQSGSVIDIRGEDSVVGHWDPTRIEQITSNLLSNAIKYGQGKPILVQVSHDNGNARLTVHDQGIGIAPEQQARIFDRFERAVSVRHYGGFGLGLWIVRQIVEASGGQVTVESQVGRGSTFTVELPR